TATCGCTTATGGCTTTAATTTCAGCAGCGTTTTTACTTTTTACCGCTACAACATATTCATCTTTTAATTTGCTATATTCAGCAAGGCCTTTATTTACTTCTTCACTTGAGAAAGTCGGAACATCTGTTTTAACGGTTTCAGTTGTTTTTGTAGTTACTTTCGTAATGGTGTCTCCATTAGCAGAAATTTCGCTTGAGTCTTTGGTCGTTTCTGTTTTTTTAGTACTATCGCACGATACTAATGTAGAAGCCAGCAGACCTACTGCAGCAATTGATAAGAAGGTGTTTTTCATGATGGATTTAGTTTTTAGCCGAAAGATGACTAAATATTGTGCCAAATCATTAAAAGCCCGATTAATCAAGAGATAATTTTGTCTATAAATCCTCAAACCGTTCCCAAAACCCATCAACAGGTAATTTGGCGAATATGTTTACAGGTTCTTTTTTTACCGGGTGTATAAACTGTAAGCGCCGCGCATGTAGGCAAATACTTCCTTTTCTGCTTCCTCGCGGATAACCATATTTATTATCACCCATAATCGGGCAGCCCATTGATGATAGCTGAACCCTAATCTGGTGCGATCGGCCTGTTAAAGGATCAACCTCCAAAAGATAATAATCGCCAACCTTGGCTTTTACTTTATAAGAAAGCTCGGCCCGCTGGCTGCCAGTAACTTCTGTATTATAATAAGAAACCACATTTTTCTGCGGGTTTTTCACCAGCCAATGCACCAAAGTAGCCGATTCTTTCTCTGGCTTGTTCTTCACCACTGCCCAATAGGTTTTCTTTACTTCCCTGTTTTTAAAAACAGCATTCATCCGTTCTAAAGCCTTACTGGTTTTAGCAAACAAAATTACACCACTCACCGGTCGGTCTAAACGGTGTACTACCCCTAAAAAAGCACCATTGGGTTTATTGTACTTTTTAGCGATATACTTTTTCACCTGTTCATCCAAAGGCTCATCGCCAGTTTCATCAACCTGCACAATATCACCTGCTCTTTTGTTAATAGCGATTAAATGATTGTCTTCAAAAAGGATGTCGTTATCGGTAATTGGCATTTAACCCCTCCGGCCCCTAAAGGGGAACTTAAATTTAATTATATATTGATTTATTTTTTAAATATTAACCTCTTGTAATAAAGGCCCATTTAGGGGTTTGAGGTTAATATTGTTCTTTCTCGTTCGGGAAATCATTTCCTTTTACGTCGCGGATGTACGATTGCGCTGCACCCAAAATTTCGTCGTAAAGATTTATATACTGGCGTAAAAAACGGGGCTTAAATCCTTTGGTTAAACCAATCATATCATTTACCACCAAAACCTGTCCATCGCAGTTTGGTCCAGCACCAATACCAATAGTTGGGATATGCAGGCTTTCTGTAACTTCTTTACCTAGTGCAGCAGGAATTTTCTCCAACACGATTGCAAAGCAACCAGCAGCCTGTAAAGCCA
The nucleotide sequence above comes from Pedobacter riviphilus. Encoded proteins:
- a CDS encoding RluA family pseudouridine synthase; translation: MPITDNDILFEDNHLIAINKRAGDIVQVDETGDEPLDEQVKKYIAKKYNKPNGAFLGVVHRLDRPVSGVILFAKTSKALERMNAVFKNREVKKTYWAVVKNKPEKESATLVHWLVKNPQKNVVSYYNTEVTGSQRAELSYKVKAKVGDYYLLEVDPLTGRSHQIRVQLSSMGCPIMGDNKYGYPRGSRKGSICLHARRLQFIHPVKKEPVNIFAKLPVDGFWERFEDL